gggtcttcattgttttcggcgtcgcccggagtactgtTTTCTCcagtgccagtgttgccatcttttgagcgacgagtcttagagcggcgtttagggcgccagcgcttggactgtgtctcagaaggtttattcgcaGCTGGATCTCctttgtcatcgtcgctagcttttttaggtgtgtcgaccatgtacacatcgtacgaataGGTGGCCTTCCAACatccagtaaatggcgggtcttggccttgctccttgtcggcatcgtcgttcataccgtcgatgtcttcggagccgtaatcaagcacgtcggttaagtcatcgacagtggctatgaagtgggtgggaagcaaaatttcCCGTCATCAGCCTCTGGCTCGAACCGAACaaagttcggctgtgagtccttctccaaggacaaattctttaaagagttcagcacatcacccaaaggtgagtgctggaagatgcctgcggcgctaaattcgaaaatcgataaccgatccagctcggtgtccgcaggcgtacccggtccggaacttatagccggagacgagtccggagttccattgacgcaaatattgcggggtgtcgagtccgtgtgcggctccaacgccgcggactctgtggcctcggatggcacgatctgctccggttctaaggctgttgcagcaacaggaaccatctcctggatgtgatccgatgacagatttaagtcatgttcatcggggtgagggggagcgatcgctgcggtctcaaatccattgaagatcaagtctccacggatatccgcgacgtagttcaagcttcctaatctgacctggtggccaggggcgtagctatcgatttgcaccagatggccaagcgagttggcccgcagtacgaagccgccgaacacgaaaacctgtccggggagaaaggtttctccttggacagcgtcactatagacgatcgaaggggccatcaaacctttcgtcgacggcacagtggaactctcaatgaaagcaccaatgtcggtgtctaaaccggcggatctcgggtagggggtcccgaactgtgcgtctaggatcgatggtaacaggagacgggggacacgatgttttacccaggttcgggccctctctatggaggtaataccctacttcatgcttgattgatcttgatgaatatgagtattacaagagttgatctaccacgagatcgtaatggctaaactctaaaagtctagcatgtatgactatggtaatgagtatatcctttccggactaattcctccggtttatatagacaccgggaagatctagggtttacatagagtcggttacataagaaggaaccttcatagtcggtcgccaagcttgccttccacgccaagaagagtccaatccggacacaggtacagccttcggccttcatgtcttcagagcccatcagtccggcccatggataacaggccggacgcccgaggaccccttagtctaggactccctcaatgcTCGCCAAGTAAACTTGCAATCCTCGATAAACATAATTTGCACGGTCATATGGAATTCTCCCCCTCGGCCTCTTCTCACTAGGGTCGACGACCCATGATGCCCCCACCTTCTTTTTGGAAAATCTCTCAAAAGTTCTTCATGGTAGACAACATGAGGACCACAACCGAGGATATAAAGTGCGGAGTGGCAGATATATGGGATGTAGTGTCTATTGATGTAAATATTACTCTTAGTTTCTAGCCAAGAAACCGGATCGACACGGGAGAGGGGAACCTCGATCTCACCGTGTGGGTCGTTAGGGTTCTAGCCAAGAAACTGGACCTGTACTAAGTACAGATCATGTGAGTTCGAGGTGCTCCACTATATGGTATCGTAAGTTTTGTTACAATTTATCTGAATAAACAACAACAGCATGTTAAGTGCTATGTCTAGAAACCAGATTTTACTGTATGAAACTAGATAAAAGTCCTTCTGTTTTGATACCCGAAGTACCGGGCATGCGGAAAGTAAGTGCACTAGTAAATAACATATAAATGAGGCTAAAGTCCGTCAGGTCCGACCGCTTAAGTACGCCACACGCGAAAACAAAGTACTCAATAAATATCATGTATATCGAGTGCTTGATTCCGTCATGTTTGATTAATGAAATATCAGGCCCCCGGAATCAAAGTCCCACTTGAATGCTACATTAAAGTGTTCAATGCATGTAACGTGTCTAGCTCCTTTGATGTCGTTGGATCGAGTACCCGAGTAATGTTAGTAAAATACACAGTTGAGTTAGAGTCCGTAACTCGGGAACTGTCTACCTCCTTGTAAAGTTATACGGAATGCTCCCCCTTGGCCTCTTCTCACTTGGGTCGACGACCGATGATGCCCCCCATCTTTTTTTGGCAAATGTCTCTAAAGTTCTTCGTGTTAGACAACATGAGGACCGCAACTGAGGATATAAAGTGCAACGCGGTAGTTATATGGGATGTAGTGTCAATTGATGTAAACATTACTCTTAGTTTCTAGCCACGAAACCGGATTGACACGGGAGAGGAAAAACCCGATCTCACCGCGCGTGATATTAAACTTCTCATATTTGTAACATCACGACACTTGGGTGTACTTCCTGGAAGTTTTTTGATCGGAGGATTCTAAGTACCTGGCGAGATGAATGAAAATGCTACTGTTTTGGGGCCGGATCAAACTACCATAATGACTTGAAAGGCAAAGATCATTCATAGATTTATTCAGTGGTGTGGCCATGAAAAGACATGCATGTGAACAATATGAGTGTGTCCAAAAAAATCCGAGGCCCTCATCGTAAACACGCACAAAAACTTCTCAATTCTTTTGAAATTATTTAACTTGTTTTCTCAATGTTGATATTATGAAATTTTCCGCGTATGATGCTGCACTACTACTCGGTCAGTCATGTGGTTCATATCTGAGGTCTATGGCCTGTAGCACAAATCCATATCACCGAATGACCGACAACAAAAATCGCAAGTTTCTTCCCTGAACTAGTCCGATGGAAAGGAAGAGACAGACCTAGTTTTTTTTTTGTGTGCAAAAGGTTGTAGAATAAGTTTCCCAAAGACTTTACAAGAGTTATTTCACCACAATTAACAATAGACGATGCCCTGAATAAACAAGTTCAAAAGTTCTTCATAATTTTCACCAAAAGTTTATGTAAAAAATCAAACGCTTGGTCTTGCTTGTTTGTAAAATAATCTATATATTGGCCGGAAAAGTGCTGTACTTCTCATGCGTACAGAACAGACAAAGCGTTTACTGTGTATATAGTCAAAACATATGCACAGGCCGTGCAATCAAATCTGATCCGCAAATAAATATTTAAATGAAATAGTTTTTTCAATAGAAAAGTTAAGCTAAAATAGTGCATAGTTAAAGGGCTCGCGAAGTCAATCAGTCTTCTGGTGCCGGTGTTCCCTCTTCTCCATGGGCGATACGCGGAGAGGCACGACCCGATTTGGCCATGGCTGGTGCTGGACATGCACGGGAGATGAATACCTATCACAcaaaacaaacaaaaataaaagatgCTCACCCGATCAGAAATCCATCGACCGAATTCACAAgtaaaattccaagattgaaccaagAGACACTTGCACCAAGTGCTTGGATGTATCTAACTCGCACATAAACAAAAAGAAGAAGGCGGGTGGTTGGATCTCACCCTGCGCTCTTGCTTGGGAGAGGATGGTGTTGCCCCAGAGCGATGGATTCGGCAGATTTAGCATCTTCTCCTCTGGCCGTGGCAGCTCGTTCTGCTCCCAAACGCGGTTTCTCCTCTTCTCCCAAGCGAGAAGGAGGGAAATCTAGATCTGGTCGAACCCGAGCTTCTGAACAAGCGAGTCCTTGGCCCAGCCTGGCGTGTAGGTTGGCCTAAGTCCTTGCTGCCAATACACGGAGGAGCTCGTCGACGGCCATTTTGTGGAGGAGTACAGGGACGCCGGCGGCTGAGAGCAATCCAAGAGGGGAGGAAGACAGAGGACAAACGACAGAGAGGGAATGGAAGCAGGGTGATGGGGTGGGGTCTAGGTGGGGGGAAAGCAGATACGACGGGACTGTATTGGCACCGTATACTCAGCTGTGAATTGAGAATTTGGAGTTTCGGGCGTGGGGCTAGGTGGGCCAGTGGCTCGGATCCACACGAGGGCTGCACGGCTGTGATACGAGCTGTGTATGGAACGCGAATGGAAAAGCCTTTTCCGCATTTCATACACATGCTCAGCTGGGTGCTCCAAGGATTGCCGGTtttttccccgcaaaaaaaaaaaggatTGCCATTTTTTTCTGAACTGGAACATTCATTCCATAACTTAACCACGCACAGCAGATTCATGGGTGCTCCAGGATTGCCATTTACCACTGGATCATGAGCTTCTTTATACCAATATTCCAACTCTAGCCGGCAAAACCGAACCAAGATAGAGTTCATTTCGCCAGCCATGGACAGGGACATGATACGTTGTATAATTGTAAGTAGGTCCAGATAACATAGCTGCCAATTTTATTCCTTGAATACATTTTGCCCCAGAGGTCGAGACAAGTAgtacaaacaaacaaacaaaataCTGACTTGCAGCAGGATAAAGCAACAAATTTATGCTGAAACTGAGCCGACGCTGGGATATTCAGCATATGGCCAAACCTGGGTAGCGACAAACTGATTGGCCGGTTTAAAACTTTCGATCACGACGCAGCTGACGGAGTTGACGCGGAATTAATTAAGCGGCGGAGGGCGGCACGTACGGGGTGGGCACGAGCACGAGCGGCGTCTTGCGGTGGAAGGTGAGCCCGCCGGCCTCCTCCATGCACAGGTCCTCCGCCTTGGTCCCCTCCGGCAGCGCCCAGTCGAAGCCGCACAGCAGGTTGGCCAGCGCGAACTCCACGTTCATCAGCGCCATCGCCATGCCCGGGCAGATCCGCCGCCCGGCGCCGAACGGCACCAGCTCGAAGTGCGCGCCGTGGAGGTCCACCTCGCCGTGCCTCGCTCCGGCCTCGAACCTGTCCGGGTTGAACTCGTCGGCGTCCTCGCCCCAGCTCGCCGGGTCCCTCCCGAGGGCCCACGCGTTGACGGCGACCCTCGTCCCCGCCGGCACGTCGTAGCCGCCGATCCTGACGTGCCGCATCGTCTCGcgcggcagcagcagcgtcgCCGGCGGGTACAGCCTCAGCGTCTCCTTGAGGACCATCTTGAGGTAGTTGAGCTTGGGCAGGTCGTCCGGCTGCACCCGGGCGCGCTGCTCGCCCACCGCCGCCCtgatctcctcctgcgccttcTTCATCACCCGCGGGTTCCGGATCAGCTCCGACATGGCCCACAGGATCGTCACCGAGCTCGTGTCGATGCCACCCACGAAAGTGTCCTAACCGAATTTCAGTGATTATTAGAGTATATATGAGAGCAGACAATTAAGTGCGGCCGGCCGGCGAGGCGATCAGTGTCAATCAGTAGAGATTTTGTATTGGAATCGGGAGTCAGGACAGGAGGAGATACCATGATGATGGCCTTGACGTGGTCCTTGGTGAAGCCACGGTGCTCCTGCTTCCAGAGGTCGATGAGGACGTCGAcgaggtcgccgccgttctccggcTTGGGCCTCGCGGGGTCCAGGTGCTGCTCGATGACCGTCTCGAAGAAGTCGTCGAGGCTGCTGAAGAGCCGGTCACGGCGCGCGACGAGGCCGGTGAGGCGGTCGACGAGGCGGCCGGCGGCGTTGGGGAAGAAGTCCTCGGCGGAGAAGGTGGCGAGcatgtccatggcctcgtcgagCACGTGCTGGAAGTGCTTCTTGCGCGCCAGCATGTCCGCGCCGTAGACGTTCCCGAGCGCCACGGTGCCGATGATGCCGTCGGTGAAGGCGAAGATGTGCTCGCCGAGCGCCACCGGCTCGTCTGGGGCGAGGGCGGCCATGAGCTTGTCCACCTGCTCCTGGCGCGCGCCCCAGGCGGCCTTGACGCGGCGCATGCTGAGGAGCTCCACGATGAAGATCTTGCGCATCTCGCGCCAGTGCTCGCCGTAGGGAGCGAACGCCatgttcttgaacccgtaggagAGCCGCTTCGGGCCGGGGCACGCCGGCCGGCTGCAGCAGTCGGCGTCGTGCTCCTTGAGCACCTCACGCGCCGCCGACGCCGACGACACCACCAGCATGTGCGTGGCGCCCAGGCGCAGCAGCATCACGGGACCGTGCCGCCGCGCCAGCTCCCGCAGGCTCCGGTGCGGGAGCGAGCCCAGCTGGTGCAGGTTGCCTAGCACCGGCAGCCGCGCCGGTCCCGGCGGCAGCTTGAACCCTTTCCTGCGCCTCACTATCAGAACCAGGACAGGCAGCAGGAGGccgaggccgaggaggagctgcCGCCATTGTTGGGGCAGCTGGACCTGTGGGAGGAGCTGCCAGTGGATCTGGGGGATCGGCATTTTGTTTTTCTTGGAGGTCTAGCCTTGTCCTCGCATGTGAGGATCGATGTGTTAGCGCTGCCCGTGACAAGGGAAGTTTTAAAGCCAGCGGAGTGCCCCGAGTATGGTTGACTTGACCTCGCTGGTCTATCTCTAAGCTAGGGAACCTTTTCGAAACTCAATTTTTCAAATAGCCTTTTTTAGGCGGTTCCAAATAAGTCATCAATTTATAAGTCGAAAAGTGGAAAAAGTGACTTATTTTGCCAAACAGACCCAACTTATAAGTCATAAGTTGCTCCACCCCAACTTAAAACTTATAAGTCACCCCTTTTTGCGTGGGTCCCATCACCTTTACATGAAAAAACAAGGTGGGAAGATGTGGTCAGGTGACTTATAAGTCAGGTGACAACCAAACAGGCGTGACTTATAAGTCACCTGACTTATAAGTCAGGTGACTTATTGGAACCAAACAGGCCCTTAGCTTCTTCAACTCTATATTACCCGCAAACAAACAAAAAAACCTCTATACAATCCACATTATTAAGTCCTTATTTTGTACAATATACTTTTCCTTTGACGCATATTTATATGTTTTACTTTTCTTTATTATAAgttaatcaccatgaataatgaGTAGTCTATAATTGCCGCAAAAAAATGAGTAGTCTATGATACTTATATTTTATGATTCTTTTCTCAATGCATATTGTTAGTTCTCTCTGGCCATTCCCACAAATAAAGAAGTTCTCTCTTGCCATTGTTATTGTTCGTAACTTAATTTTTGAAAAGTGCAAATATACTTTTTGGTGGAACCGGGCAAGCATGGACCAAAATGACAAAAAAAAATGTAATCAAACATATACCAtagattttcaaaagtcaaactttaaccaagtttataaagaaaattatttatatctacaataccaagtATATAAAATATGAAACTACATCTTATGATTTATGTTTTGCATTCTAGATGTAAATATTTTTCTCcccaaacttggtcaaagtttgtgaggtttgacttctaaaatctatatgcactacattatggaatggagggagtactatatatTTAGTGTGACTCATTGGTCTCCCATTTGCATGTCTACATACTCCCTCCCTCTAAAATTACTTGTTGCGGAAAttgatgtatctagacgtattttagttctagatacatccatttttatccaaTTCAgggacaagtaattccggacggagggagtacatgattGGCACCATGTGAATTTAGCTCCATTAAAAAAGAACTACAACTTTCAATCCGTGCATAGGAATTATGATCCGTTTTCACTTTGTTCTTGCGACGGTCAAATTTCGAACTACATCTCATTTGTACATGTTTCGACGAGGTTTATTGCTACAGAAAGAACCTCCTTTGTCGGTGGCAAACATGACGCAAGTTAGTCTGATATTTTTGTTAAGTTGGCTACCATAATGGCTAACCTTTATCATAAGTTAACACCATGAATAATGAGTTGTCTAATATTATTCTAGGTTTCCTACAATAGGCAACTTTGTTTCAAGATAGGCAATTAACAACAATGATAGATATCTTTTCATAGTACTTTAGTTAACTAATTAGGAATGTTGGGCAGTTGAGACCATCACCGGTAAACAAGTTCATAGTAGGATATGGAGTTTGTGAGCTCAAGCTCGCATGAGCTCGAGTGAACAATAATTCCAACAAAATagtaaaaaaaatcagtaaatatGTTTTTTTGGTAAGAAACATTGATATTTCTTTCCACGGCGTGCAAATTTTCGCGATGAAATAATATCCGCGGAGGCGCTCTTTTAAGCGCACGAAGGGAGGGTGCTTGAGCTCACCAACCCCTCTGAGTGCCCTTGCCCTTTTATATACCTAGCTAAAAAAAtcaccatcatatgattcaaatATTTTCACGAGGCAGATACACCTGCCATTGTTGATCTTCATCCCGAAGGGCTGCCACTAGTAGAAGATTAGGTGATCTCCAATGCCTTCACAACTTATTGGTTGCAAATCCACAACATTGGATGCTTTATAAGGACTCCAAATGTATAGAGGTATCCAAACTCCAAGAGTAACTCACATGATGGAAACTCGGCGAGGGAGTTATTCTTGGCTTCAAAGTTTAGTCGGATAGATCGTTGGTATGGTTAGCTCTTAAATCCCTCTTCTCCCTCACAAAAGGTTCGAAGTTTGAGGTAGGGAAGAGTGAAGAGCTCTCAAGCGATGGCTGTAACTTTGCAATCCAATCCATTCTTACATTTGAGGGGCTTGAAGGATTAAAATCCTCTTCAGATGCTTGGGTTCAAACACAAGAGCCGTGCTACAACGCTTGGATCCCAAAATACAATACTCGTGCAAGAGATACTTCGGGGATTCTAAGGCTACAAAAAAACATTCGACTTAAACTTGAGTTTTATGCAAGTATAGAAGGGACATGACAATCTTTGATGGATGAGTATTAGTGTCAACTGAGAACTAGTTATTTCAAATCAACCGAGCTTTGTATGAATGCAACTCTACTATAGATAAAGCTGATATGAGATCATGTTGTGATCAACCTCTCGACCTCATTATTTGCAAAATTAGTTATTCCAAACATATATGAGATGGTGGTGCCAGGGTAGAGGTTCGCTCGTAGGTGCAACTCGGCATGTAGCACCAACGACTTGGGTAGGAAGACGTCGTGGTTCGACTCACTGAGATCGATTGCTGCTAAGCCTGTTGGCTTGCTCCAGGTGAACCCCTGTATGAGCTTGGCGAAGAGCATCATGCACATAGCAGTCCCAAGTGATGCAACTACACACCCATGACGGCCGGTGCTAAAGGAGATGAACCTTAGCTCGTTCTCCGTTAGTACCACACCACCATCACTGTCAGCGGCCATATTGATGTGCCGCTCTGGCTTGAAGCGAAGCGGCTCATCCCAAACTATTGGGTTTCGACCGAGCCCTGTGCAGCTAAGGATAGCATGGCTTCCCCTGGGTCGATTTCTGGCTTTTCGCTTCCCGCGGGATGCGAACATGTTTAAATTGCCCCTAAAGAATATCAAAGATATGATTAAAGAAGCAATGGCTAAAGAGGGCAGGTGGTAGCCAGCGAAGGTGGTGTCAGAGAGCGCGACATGTGGGACATTGAAGGGTGCCATGGGGTGCAGCCGGAACTACTCA
This sequence is a window from Aegilops tauschii subsp. strangulata cultivar AL8/78 chromosome 7, Aet v6.0, whole genome shotgun sequence. Protein-coding genes within it:
- the LOC109784191 gene encoding 4-hydroxyphenylacetaldehyde oxime monooxygenase, which codes for MPIPQIHWQLLPQVQLPQQWRQLLLGLGLLLPVLVLIVRRRKGFKLPPGPARLPVLGNLHQLGSLPHRSLRELARRHGPVMLLRLGATHMLVVSSASAAREVLKEHDADCCSRPACPGPKRLSYGFKNMAFAPYGEHWREMRKIFIVELLSMRRVKAAWGARQEQVDKLMAALAPDEPVALGEHIFAFTDGIIGTVALGNVYGADMLARKKHFQHVLDEAMDMLATFSAEDFFPNAAGRLVDRLTGLVARRDRLFSSLDDFFETVIEQHLDPARPKPENGGDLVDVLIDLWKQEHRGFTKDHVKAIIMDTFVGGIDTSSVTILWAMSELIRNPRVMKKAQEEIRAAVGEQRARVQPDDLPKLNYLKMVLKETLRLYPPATLLLPRETMRHVRIGGYDVPAGTRVAVNAWALGRDPASWGEDADEFNPDRFEAGARHGEVDLHGAHFELVPFGAGRRICPGMAMALMNVEFALANLLCGFDWALPEGTKAEDLCMEEAGGLTFHRKTPLVLVPTPYVPPSAA